Proteins encoded within one genomic window of Sphingobacterium sp. lm-10:
- a CDS encoding DUF493 domain-containing protein yields the protein MSDISNINVQDMEDGNDKDFYQNFKEKLLDVEQFPSVYKFKFIVKSDLNKEPEIEKIFEQTNSKFTFKESSGGKYKSITVATYVQSADEVVNYYKSVSEIESVMML from the coding sequence ATGTCAGATATTAGTAACATCAATGTCCAGGATATGGAAGATGGAAATGACAAAGATTTCTATCAAAATTTTAAGGAGAAATTGCTCGATGTAGAGCAATTTCCTTCCGTATATAAGTTTAAGTTCATTGTGAAAAGCGACTTGAATAAGGAGCCGGAAATTGAAAAGATTTTTGAGCAGACCAATTCCAAGTTTACCTTTAAGGAATCTAGCGGTGGTAAGTATAAATCTATCACCGTAGCCACCTATGTACAAAGTGCCGACGAAGTGGTGAATTATTACAAATCGGTATCAGAGATTGAATCGGTGATGATGCTTTAG